The Thermodesulfobacteriota bacterium genome includes a window with the following:
- a CDS encoding MBL fold metallo-hydrolase, whose protein sequence is MAELKDSIEHSGFRYEWLGQSTVRITTPDGLIVYTDPVMLDPDPPKADLIVITHHHVDHCLPEFVRAIRGEETQLASFHASYIKHCAEDIKGVRTVKIGQTVELKGVRITGVEAYAARGFHTKGEGCGFLMEIEGQRIYFSGDTARTPEMGKLKDVDVAIVSIVDNIHAIDTGEIVEAVKEMKPGLFIPVHFTPPDAADPEIKDGMFATQDPRFFTRKEDPVRLVKSFEGTGTEVGLLRML, encoded by the coding sequence ATGGCGGAGTTGAAGGACTCGATCGAACATAGCGGCTTCAGGTACGAGTGGCTGGGGCAGTCGACCGTTAGGATAACCACGCCGGACGGCCTTATCGTCTACACCGACCCGGTGATGCTCGACCCCGACCCGCCGAAGGCCGACCTTATCGTCATAACGCACCACCACGTGGACCACTGCCTGCCCGAGTTCGTGCGCGCCATAAGGGGCGAGGAGACGCAACTCGCCTCTTTCCACGCGAGTTACATAAAGCACTGCGCCGAGGACATAAAGGGGGTCAGGACCGTCAAGATAGGGCAGACGGTGGAGCTAAAAGGGGTCCGGATAACCGGGGTGGAGGCCTACGCCGCGCGCGGCTTTCACACAAAGGGCGAGGGGTGCGGCTTTTTGATGGAGATCGAGGGGCAGAGGATCTACTTCTCCGGCGACACCGCACGCACGCCCGAGATGGGGAAGCTTAAGGACGTGGACGTGGCCATCGTCTCCATAGTCGACAACATCCACGCCATAGACACGGGTGAGATTGTGGAGGCGGTGAAGGAAATGAAGCCCGGACTATTCATCCCCGTACACTTCACCCCGCCGGACGCTGCGGACCCGGAGATAAAGGACGGCATGTTCGCCACCCAGGACCCGCGCTTCTTCACGCGCAAGGAAGACCCCGTGCGGCTGGTGAAATCCTTCGAGGGTACGGGGACGGAGGTGGGGCTCTTAAGGATGCTGG
- the tadA gene encoding tRNA adenosine(34) deaminase TadA, with protein MDDKFFMASALKEARKAEKRGEVPVGAVVVKGGEVIARGYNRKETGADPTLHAEIVALKRAAKKLGAWRLTGCTVYVTLEPCLMCMGAMVQARVERLVFACMDPKAGACGSLYKVADDRRLNHRIKVTSGVGEVEARELLKGFFSKLRKG; from the coding sequence GTGGATGATAAGTTCTTTATGGCCTCGGCCCTTAAGGAGGCCCGGAAGGCCGAAAAGCGGGGCGAGGTGCCCGTGGGCGCGGTCGTGGTCAAGGGCGGCGAGGTCATCGCCCGGGGCTACAACCGGAAGGAGACCGGTGCGGACCCGACCCTGCATGCCGAGATAGTAGCCCTTAAAAGGGCCGCCAAAAAGCTCGGCGCCTGGCGGCTTACGGGCTGCACGGTCTACGTAACGCTCGAGCCGTGCCTTATGTGCATGGGCGCGATGGTCCAGGCGAGGGTCGAGAGGCTGGTATTCGCCTGCATGGACCCGAAGGCCGGGGCCTGCGGGTCGTTATATAAGGTGGCCGACGACAGGCGTCTTAACCACCGTATAAAGGTCACCAGTGGCGTGGGGGAGGTCGAGGCCCGGGAGCTTCTGAAGGGTTTTTTCTCGAAACTCAGGAAGGGGTGA
- a CDS encoding phosphomannomutase/phosphoglucomutase produces MEIMEIKEKIFREYDIRGVFGEDLTPGLAELLGRAYAAYLREKTGKSPDQTLKVSVGRDVRLSSGEIRDALVKGLTKAGLDCVDLGECPTPLSYFSLHTLDLDGGIMITGSHNPPEYNGFKVSVGKETIHGAEIQELKEVMKGELPGPAEKSGSVETIDIISKYVDYLTGKFSIGKDLKRPVKVALDAGNGTGGLVAPRLMRALGCEVVELFCEPDGRFPNHHPDPTVEENMQALVRVVKDEGCDFGVGYDGDSDRIGVVDERGTMVWGDQLMVIFAGDILKKTPGATIVGEVKCSQTMYDGIERLGGEAVMWKTGHSLIKARMKELGAAMAGEMSGHIFFADRYFGFDDAVYATCRLAEIMAARLKEDPGAVFSDILKDLPKTFATPEIRVDCPDEEKFGVIEKLRGVVKDGTEDLPVKDVVTIDGLRVIFDEGWALVRASNTQPVLVLRFEAGSEETVERLKEFMREKLREVKPGVTIP; encoded by the coding sequence ATGGAAATCATGGAAATAAAAGAGAAGATATTTCGTGAGTACGACATAAGGGGGGTCTTCGGCGAGGATCTGACCCCGGGGCTGGCGGAGCTCCTCGGCCGGGCCTACGCCGCCTACCTGAGGGAGAAGACCGGCAAGAGCCCGGACCAGACCCTTAAGGTGAGCGTCGGCCGGGACGTAAGGCTGAGTTCCGGTGAGATAAGGGACGCGCTCGTAAAGGGGCTTACAAAGGCGGGGCTCGACTGCGTGGACCTCGGCGAGTGCCCCACGCCGCTTAGCTACTTCTCGCTCCACACCCTCGACCTCGACGGCGGGATAATGATAACCGGGAGCCACAACCCGCCCGAGTATAACGGTTTCAAGGTGAGCGTCGGCAAGGAGACCATCCACGGCGCGGAGATCCAGGAGTTGAAGGAGGTCATGAAGGGAGAGCTTCCCGGTCCTGCGGAAAAATCGGGCTCGGTCGAGACGATCGACATCATATCAAAGTACGTCGACTATCTCACCGGAAAGTTCTCCATCGGCAAGGATTTAAAGAGGCCGGTCAAGGTAGCGCTCGACGCCGGGAACGGCACCGGGGGGCTCGTGGCGCCGCGCCTCATGAGGGCGCTCGGCTGCGAGGTGGTCGAACTTTTCTGCGAGCCGGACGGCCGCTTCCCCAACCACCACCCCGACCCGACGGTCGAAGAGAACATGCAGGCCCTTGTCCGGGTCGTAAAAGACGAGGGCTGCGACTTCGGCGTGGGCTACGACGGCGACTCGGACAGAATTGGGGTTGTGGACGAGCGGGGGACGATGGTCTGGGGCGACCAGCTGATGGTCATCTTCGCCGGGGACATACTGAAGAAAACGCCGGGCGCTACGATAGTCGGGGAGGTAAAGTGCTCGCAGACCATGTATGACGGGATAGAACGGCTCGGCGGAGAGGCCGTCATGTGGAAGACCGGCCACTCGCTCATAAAGGCCCGGATGAAGGAGCTCGGAGCCGCCATGGCAGGCGAGATGAGCGGCCATATATTTTTCGCGGACCGCTACTTCGGCTTCGACGACGCGGTCTACGCCACCTGCCGCCTCGCCGAGATAATGGCCGCCCGGCTCAAGGAAGATCCGGGCGCCGTATTCTCGGACATCCTGAAGGACCTGCCAAAGACCTTCGCCACGCCCGAGATAAGGGTCGACTGCCCGGACGAGGAGAAGTTCGGCGTGATAGAAAAGCTCCGTGGAGTGGTAAAGGACGGGACGGAAGATCTGCCTGTAAAGGACGTCGTTACCATAGACGGCCTCCGGGTAATATTCGACGAGGGGTGGGCGCTCGTCAGGGCCAGCAACACCCAGCCCGTTCTGGTCCTCAGGTTCGAGGCCGGGAGTGAAGAGACGGTCGAAAGGCTTAAAGAGTTCATGCGGGAGAAGCTCCGGGAAGTAAAGCCCGGCGTGACGATTCCGTGA
- a CDS encoding ribonuclease J, giving the protein MTTPLKIIPLGGLGEIGMNIMAFEYDDSIIVVDCGLMFPEDYMLGIDIVIPDVSYLKKNRDKVKAFVITHGHEDHIGALPFVLREINAPIYATRLTRGLIESKLAEFDLLKKTTFNTVRPRDTVTIGPFSIEFMRVSHSIVDGVALAITTPVGVVVHTGDFKMDQTPVDGEVMDYARFSEYGEKGVLALLSDSTNVEKEGYTLSEREIGENLEDIFSKAEGRIIVAAFSSNIHRIQQVMDTADKSGRKVILNGRSMVNNTRIARELGYLRIRDGLIADMKQVDSLGRRKVVLLTTGSQGEPMSALTRMALDNHKQLKIVKGDTVVLSSKFIPGHEKAISNMMNHLYRRGADVIYEKVSEVHVSGHASQEELKIMLNMVRPRYFIPVHGEYRHLVRHCRLATKVCVPEENTIIAEDGDVVELTEDSAGITGKVESGKVFVDGKGVGDVRDMVLKDRGHLASDGMVLAVVVLNEKTGELVYGPDIVTRGVVHEEESPELIEGARDRVIATLGDINVEARSDTLEVTEEVRRSLRRYFNKALERRPVILPLIIEI; this is encoded by the coding sequence GTGACAACCCCGCTAAAGATAATCCCGCTCGGCGGGCTCGGCGAGATAGGGATGAACATAATGGCGTTCGAGTACGACGACTCCATCATCGTCGTCGACTGCGGCCTCATGTTCCCCGAGGACTACATGCTCGGGATAGACATAGTCATCCCGGACGTAAGTTACCTCAAGAAGAACCGCGATAAAGTAAAGGCGTTCGTCATAACCCACGGCCACGAGGACCACATCGGCGCCCTTCCGTTCGTCCTGCGCGAGATAAACGCGCCCATATACGCGACGAGACTCACCCGGGGCCTCATAGAATCGAAACTTGCCGAGTTCGACCTCCTTAAGAAGACCACCTTCAACACCGTTCGCCCCAGGGATACCGTTACCATCGGCCCGTTCTCCATAGAGTTCATGCGCGTAAGCCACTCCATAGTGGACGGGGTGGCGCTCGCCATAACCACGCCCGTAGGCGTCGTGGTCCACACGGGCGACTTCAAGATGGACCAGACCCCGGTCGATGGCGAGGTCATGGACTACGCGCGCTTCTCCGAGTACGGCGAGAAAGGGGTGCTGGCGCTCCTCTCTGACTCCACTAACGTCGAGAAGGAGGGCTACACCCTCTCGGAGAGGGAGATAGGCGAGAACCTCGAGGATATCTTCAGCAAGGCGGAGGGCAGGATAATCGTGGCCGCCTTCTCGTCGAACATCCACCGCATCCAACAGGTCATGGACACGGCCGACAAGAGCGGAAGGAAGGTCATCCTTAACGGCAGGAGCATGGTCAACAATACGAGGATAGCGAGGGAGCTCGGCTACCTCCGGATCCGTGACGGCCTTATAGCGGATATGAAGCAGGTCGACAGCCTGGGGCGCCGGAAGGTGGTGCTCTTAACGACCGGCAGCCAGGGCGAGCCCATGAGCGCGCTCACCCGCATGGCGCTCGACAACCACAAGCAGCTGAAGATAGTGAAGGGCGACACGGTGGTCCTCTCGTCGAAGTTCATCCCCGGCCACGAGAAGGCCATATCGAACATGATGAACCACCTCTATCGCCGCGGGGCCGACGTGATATACGAAAAGGTCTCCGAGGTACACGTCTCGGGCCACGCGAGCCAGGAGGAGTTGAAGATTATGCTCAACATGGTAAGGCCCCGCTACTTCATCCCCGTCCACGGCGAGTACCGCCACCTGGTCCGCCACTGCCGTCTGGCCACAAAGGTCTGCGTGCCGGAAGAGAATACGATAATAGCCGAAGACGGCGACGTGGTGGAACTTACCGAAGATAGTGCCGGGATAACAGGGAAGGTCGAGTCCGGAAAAGTCTTCGTCGACGGCAAGGGCGTGGGGGACGTAAGGGACATGGTCTTGAAGGACAGGGGGCACCTGGCCAGCGACGGGATGGTGCTGGCCGTGGTGGTCCTTAACGAAAAGACCGGAGAGCTCGTCTACGGACCGGACATAGTAACGCGCGGCGTCGTGCACGAAGAGGAGAGCCCCGAACTTATAGAGGGCGCGAGGGACAGGGTAATCGCCACGCTCGGGGACATAAACGTCGAAGCCAGGAGCGATACGCTCGAAGTCACCGAAGAGGTCAGAAGGAGTCTCAGGCGCTACTTCAACAAGGCACTCGAACGAAGGCCCGTCATACTACCGCTTATAATAGAGATCTAG
- a CDS encoding DUF362 domain-containing protein, with protein sequence MGKPKVYLADLRADSQRNLLDKLDELLEKVGVGERFTKGQLVGIKLHFGEKGNTSYIRPVFVRKVIDGIKETGARPFLTDTNTLYVGRRTNTVSHIECAILNGFGFAAMAAPVVIADGLRGESKEAVEVNGKHLKEVSIAKEICEASGLVVLTHFKCHELTGMGGALKNVGMGCASREGKLAQHSNCAPIVDETGCTACGECALICPADAIEIGKAAVIDEKLCIGCSHCIAVCPEGTINVQWNENASGVQEKMVEHAKGALKGKDGRCVYVSFITQVSPLCDCYGHTDAPIVPDVGIAASVDPVALDRACADLVNRQEGYKGTALSAGHEPGGDKFRGVHPDIDWEVQLNYGEEAGLGTKDYELEEV encoded by the coding sequence GTGGGGAAACCGAAAGTATACCTGGCCGACCTCCGTGCCGACTCGCAGCGGAACCTCCTGGATAAGCTCGACGAGCTTCTCGAAAAAGTCGGCGTAGGTGAAAGGTTCACGAAGGGCCAGCTCGTCGGAATAAAACTCCACTTCGGGGAAAAGGGCAACACCTCTTACATAAGGCCGGTCTTCGTAAGGAAGGTCATAGACGGTATTAAGGAGACCGGCGCAAGGCCGTTCCTTACCGATACGAATACGCTTTACGTCGGCCGGAGGACGAATACGGTCTCCCACATCGAGTGCGCGATACTTAACGGCTTCGGCTTCGCGGCAATGGCCGCGCCCGTAGTCATAGCGGACGGCCTCCGGGGCGAGAGCAAGGAGGCCGTCGAGGTTAACGGAAAGCACCTGAAAGAAGTAAGCATAGCAAAGGAGATATGCGAGGCAAGCGGGCTCGTGGTGCTCACCCACTTCAAGTGCCACGAGCTTACGGGCATGGGCGGGGCTCTGAAGAACGTCGGCATGGGGTGCGCGAGCAGGGAGGGGAAGCTCGCGCAGCACTCCAACTGCGCTCCTATCGTGGATGAGACCGGTTGTACGGCCTGCGGCGAGTGCGCGCTCATCTGCCCGGCGGACGCCATAGAGATAGGCAAGGCGGCCGTCATAGACGAAAAGCTCTGCATCGGATGCAGCCACTGCATAGCCGTCTGCCCCGAGGGCACGATAAACGTACAGTGGAACGAGAACGCCTCCGGGGTGCAGGAGAAGATGGTCGAGCACGCGAAGGGGGCGCTTAAGGGCAAGGACGGCAGGTGCGTCTACGTAAGCTTTATAACGCAGGTCTCCCCTCTCTGCGATTGCTACGGACATACGGACGCGCCTATAGTGCCGGACGTCGGGATAGCGGCCTCGGTTGACCCCGTAGCCCTGGACCGGGCATGCGCGGACCTCGTCAACAGGCAGGAGGGGTATAAGGGTACGGCGCTAAGCGCGGGCCACGAGCCCGGAGGAGACAAGTTTCGGGGGGTGCATCCGGATATAGACTGGGAGGTGCAGCTTAACTACGGCGAAGAGGCGGGGCTCGGGACGAAAGACTATGAACTGGAGGAGGTTTGA